The Carnobacterium sp. 17-4 genome has a window encoding:
- the argB gene encoding acetylglutamate kinase, whose protein sequence is MDILIMKIGGSIQDKLPESFYQMIAQLQQTKKCYPVIVHGGGPMINELLEKLAIPTKFVNGLRVTTKEVLTVVEMVLSGSINNEIVTHCQIQQLQAIGMSGIDHGLLKVKPIQTTEEIGFVGEVTDVNTAFLMNLLENNIIPVISPIGMDETGQHYNINGDMAAAAIAKALGGKLAFISNVSGVMEQKKDYLKIHSSLTKGEAEQLIKEEIITDGMIPKVRSAIGSLSVHMKQAVILNGLKPEDIASYLKGNEVGTRFVYKEEVIYG, encoded by the coding sequence ATGGATATACTGATTATGAAAATCGGCGGAAGCATACAAGATAAATTACCAGAGTCATTCTATCAAATGATTGCCCAACTGCAACAAACGAAAAAATGTTATCCGGTGATTGTTCATGGCGGAGGTCCAATGATTAATGAGTTATTGGAAAAATTAGCGATTCCTACAAAATTTGTCAATGGATTGCGTGTGACCACAAAAGAAGTTTTAACAGTAGTAGAAATGGTTTTAAGCGGATCCATCAACAATGAAATCGTGACTCACTGCCAAATTCAACAACTACAAGCTATTGGAATGAGTGGCATTGATCATGGATTGCTAAAGGTCAAACCTATCCAAACTACTGAAGAAATCGGTTTTGTTGGAGAAGTGACTGATGTCAATACAGCTTTTCTAATGAACTTACTGGAAAATAATATTATTCCAGTGATTTCACCTATAGGAATGGATGAGACAGGTCAACATTACAATATCAATGGGGATATGGCAGCAGCAGCTATCGCAAAAGCGTTAGGCGGAAAGCTAGCTTTTATCAGCAATGTTTCTGGAGTCATGGAACAAAAAAAAGATTATTTGAAAATTCACTCTTCACTAACAAAAGGAGAAGCAGAACAATTAATCAAAGAAGAAATCATTACTGATGGAATGATTCCTAAAGTGCGTTCTGCTATTGGAAGTCTTTCTGTTCATATGAAACAAGCGGTTATTTTGAATGGACTGAAACCAGAAGACATTGCAAGTTATCTAAAGGGAAATGAAGTAGGTACACGATTTGTCTATAAGGAGGAAGTAATATATGGCTAA
- a CDS encoding arsenate reductase family protein, with protein MLELYQHPTCSTCKAARKWLDDHLIEYRAINMIENPPTQETLINLMKQTDLSVLRFFNTSGNRYRELGLKTRVPNMDITECAAVLASDGMLIKRPLLTDGKTTTLGFKEDVYEQTWIK; from the coding sequence ATGCTTGAATTGTATCAGCATCCGACGTGTTCAACCTGTAAGGCTGCAAGAAAATGGCTGGATGACCATTTAATCGAGTACCGTGCGATAAATATGATTGAGAATCCACCAACACAAGAAACATTAATCAACTTGATGAAACAAACGGATCTTTCTGTACTTCGCTTTTTTAACACTAGCGGGAACCGATACCGCGAATTAGGGTTGAAAACGAGGGTGCCAAACATGGATATAACCGAATGTGCAGCTGTTTTGGCTTCAGATGGAATGTTGATTAAAAGGCCTTTACTAACTGATGGCAAAACAACGACTCTTGGTTTTAAAGAAGATGTCTATGAACAGACTTGGATAAAATAA
- a CDS encoding DUF2969 family protein, whose product MSKGNKKIQVEVKETPNNREGFVELELYVNDEKIGQLQQEEGQTVTVKTNSGTESKVRTVDEGINKLIMDYNLYQM is encoded by the coding sequence ATGTCAAAAGGAAATAAAAAAATTCAAGTAGAAGTAAAAGAAACCCCTAATAATAGAGAAGGTTTTGTTGAGTTAGAGCTTTATGTGAATGACGAAAAAATTGGTCAATTGCAACAAGAAGAAGGCCAAACTGTTACCGTAAAAACCAATTCAGGAACAGAGTCTAAAGTGAGAACTGTTGATGAAGGTATAAATAAATTAATTATGGACTATAATTTATACCAAATGTAA
- a CDS encoding glycine cleavage system protein H, which produces MEKQMKYSENGLWVLKEGDNYRIGLSEKGQDDLGEVMFVELPSMLAEVRENDVLLGVEGAKAVTELLSPLTGVVVQFHAELTDNPEKLNSMDKNDNWILELKDVEPEAFEKLSAEV; this is translated from the coding sequence TTGGAAAAGCAAATGAAATATAGTGAAAATGGCTTGTGGGTACTAAAAGAAGGCGACAATTACCGTATTGGATTATCTGAAAAAGGGCAAGACGATTTAGGAGAAGTCATGTTTGTTGAACTTCCAAGTATGCTAGCTGAAGTGCGTGAAAATGATGTCTTACTAGGAGTTGAAGGGGCAAAAGCTGTTACTGAATTATTGTCTCCATTAACGGGTGTAGTCGTTCAATTCCATGCAGAACTAACAGATAATCCTGAAAAACTAAACAGCATGGACAAAAACGACAATTGGATTCTTGAATTAAAAGATGTAGAACCAGAAGCTTTTGAAAAATTGTCGGCTGAAGTCTAG
- the argJ gene encoding bifunctional ornithine acetyltransferase/N-acetylglutamate synthase — protein MVIDITQPTQKIHIVEDGHVTSPKGFTAGGVHTGLRKAALDFGWIHSEVPATAAGVYTLNSFQAAPLKLTKQHVDTERKIQTIVVNSGNANSCTGEDGMKKAQATAELVAKEKGIEEHLVAIASTGIIGIPLPFEPIKIGIHYLNDPLCQNVSDFERAILTTDIETKHIAVEFEIDGKHITIGGAAKGSGMIHPNMATMLGFITTDAIVDSKSLEQALKATTDKTFNMITVDGDSSTNDMVLALANGTQGNTLLTQDHPQWAVFLEGFQYVCKTLAKSIARDGEGATKLIEVEVIGAKTDEVAQAVAKSVISSNLVKTAMYGSDANWGRIITAIGYSNQKIEPEHVKVLIGDTVVVEKGIGVPFDEEAVMLTLVKDDVKLTIDLQQDQHSATAWGCDLTYDYIRINSSYRT, from the coding sequence ATGGTAATAGATATTACGCAGCCTACACAAAAAATCCATATAGTAGAGGATGGACATGTTACGTCTCCAAAAGGTTTTACAGCTGGAGGTGTGCATACTGGTTTACGAAAAGCAGCTCTTGATTTTGGATGGATCCATTCAGAAGTACCTGCTACTGCGGCAGGAGTCTACACCTTGAATAGTTTTCAAGCGGCCCCATTGAAGCTGACCAAACAGCATGTAGATACAGAAAGAAAAATCCAGACAATAGTAGTGAATTCTGGAAATGCTAATTCTTGTACGGGTGAAGACGGTATGAAAAAAGCTCAAGCAACAGCGGAATTGGTTGCGAAAGAAAAAGGCATTGAAGAGCATTTAGTAGCCATTGCATCTACTGGGATTATTGGCATTCCGCTACCATTTGAACCGATAAAAATTGGCATTCACTACCTAAACGATCCGCTTTGTCAAAATGTATCTGATTTTGAACGGGCTATTTTAACAACGGATATTGAAACGAAGCATATTGCGGTGGAATTTGAGATTGATGGGAAACACATTACGATTGGAGGAGCTGCAAAAGGCTCGGGTATGATCCACCCTAATATGGCAACGATGCTTGGTTTTATTACAACAGATGCTATTGTAGATAGCAAAAGCTTAGAGCAAGCATTGAAAGCAACGACTGATAAGACGTTTAATATGATTACGGTTGATGGAGACTCGAGTACCAATGATATGGTACTCGCGTTAGCCAATGGAACACAAGGTAACACTCTTTTAACTCAAGATCATCCACAATGGGCAGTTTTTTTGGAAGGCTTTCAATACGTTTGCAAAACGCTAGCTAAATCAATCGCACGTGACGGAGAAGGTGCTACCAAATTAATCGAAGTAGAAGTGATCGGAGCAAAAACAGACGAAGTGGCTCAAGCTGTGGCCAAATCAGTTATTTCATCGAATTTAGTAAAAACAGCAATGTACGGTTCAGATGCCAATTGGGGAAGAATTATCACAGCAATAGGATATAGCAATCAAAAAATTGAACCGGAACACGTAAAAGTTTTAATTGGCGATACAGTAGTGGTTGAGAAAGGGATCGGCGTTCCTTTCGATGAAGAAGCCGTTATGCTTACGTTAGTGAAGGATGATGTCAAGTTGACCATCGATTTACAACAAGATCAGCATTCAGCAACAGCATGGGGCTGCGATCTAACCTATGATTACATTCGAATCAATTCATCCTATCGGACATGA
- the ald gene encoding alanine dehydrogenase produces MKIGIPREIKNNESRVAISPAGVNSLVENGHEVIIEVNAGKTAGFTDEDYQLSGATLLEDAEQIWDAEMIIKVKEPIPSEYKYFKKGMILFTYLHLAPALELTKELMKAEVTAIGYETMVGTDGTLPLLTPMSQIAGRMAAQVGAEFLESVNQGKGILLSGVPGVQKGKVTIIGGGVSGTNAAKIAIGLGAEVTILDVNPKRLEELDDLFENRINTLMSNEYNIAKAVKEADLVIGAVLIPGSKAPTLVTEEMVKQMEPGSVVVDIAVDQGGIFETASEVTTHDDPVYVKHGVVHYAVANMPGAVPKTSTLALTNVTIPYAVEIANKGLIKAAKENATIYTGINVMAGKLTKKEVGESLNLPYHEALSSFI; encoded by the coding sequence ATGAAGATTGGGATACCAAGAGAAATAAAAAACAACGAAAGTCGAGTAGCTATTTCTCCTGCCGGTGTAAATAGCCTTGTGGAAAATGGACACGAAGTCATCATAGAAGTGAATGCAGGAAAGACTGCCGGATTTACGGATGAAGACTATCAACTGTCAGGAGCCACGTTGCTTGAAGATGCTGAGCAAATTTGGGATGCTGAAATGATCATTAAAGTAAAAGAACCTATTCCGAGTGAATACAAGTATTTCAAAAAAGGTATGATACTGTTCACTTACTTGCATTTAGCGCCAGCTTTAGAATTAACTAAAGAGCTGATGAAGGCTGAAGTTACAGCTATCGGCTATGAAACAATGGTTGGAACTGACGGAACGTTACCTTTGTTGACGCCAATGAGCCAAATTGCCGGAAGAATGGCTGCACAAGTCGGTGCTGAATTTCTTGAGAGTGTCAATCAAGGAAAAGGTATCTTGTTAAGCGGAGTACCTGGAGTTCAAAAAGGAAAAGTAACCATTATAGGTGGCGGAGTTTCCGGAACGAATGCAGCTAAAATTGCAATTGGTCTGGGAGCAGAAGTGACCATTTTAGATGTCAATCCTAAACGATTAGAAGAATTAGATGATTTATTTGAAAATAGAATCAACACACTGATGTCAAATGAATACAATATTGCAAAAGCGGTTAAAGAAGCAGATTTAGTAATCGGAGCTGTATTAATTCCAGGATCTAAAGCACCAACCTTAGTGACAGAAGAAATGGTTAAACAAATGGAGCCAGGTTCGGTTGTCGTTGATATAGCGGTTGACCAAGGGGGGATTTTTGAAACAGCATCTGAAGTGACGACACATGATGATCCTGTGTACGTAAAACATGGAGTTGTACATTATGCAGTTGCCAATATGCCAGGAGCTGTTCCAAAAACATCTACTCTAGCTTTAACCAATGTAACTATTCCTTATGCAGTTGAGATCGCAAATAAAGGGTTGATAAAAGCCGCTAAAGAAAATGCAACAATTTATACAGGCATTAATGTTATGGCTGGAAAATTGACTAAAAAAGAAGTTGGAGAGTCATTAAATCTTCCGTATCATGAAGCATTGAGTTCGTTTATATAA
- the argC gene encoding N-acetyl-gamma-glutamyl-phosphate reductase yields the protein MKAAIVGATGYSALELIRLLNRHPHVTVTEMISHSHDEELLSDMYPHMKSIIEKPMIEYDLPYLEKEVDVLFFATPSGISKSLIPEVLKTSLQCIDLSGDFRLLKNDYEEWYGAEAAASEVQEKATFGLAEIYKEEIKNAAFISNPGCYSTAALLGLIPIVQTEWITKKGIVIDAKSGTSGAGRTLSRMTHFSEMNEALIPYKFGKHQHTPEIEHYLSKEAGEEIKVTLATHLVPMTRGLLCTMYLPLNQSVTSKDIWELYQSFYEHDPFIRLQPLGSLPQTKQVTGSNYVDIGIHVDERTEQLIVVVAIDNLVKGAAGQAIQNLNLMNNWPIDEGLEYSPLYP from the coding sequence ATGAAAGCAGCTATTGTTGGTGCAACGGGATATAGCGCATTAGAACTTATCCGTTTATTAAACCGTCACCCACATGTAACCGTTACGGAAATGATTTCGCATTCTCATGATGAAGAATTGCTAAGTGATATGTACCCTCATATGAAGTCTATTATTGAAAAACCTATGATTGAATATGATCTTCCTTATCTTGAAAAAGAAGTAGATGTATTATTTTTTGCAACGCCGTCTGGTATTAGTAAGTCGTTGATTCCGGAGGTCTTAAAAACGTCTTTGCAATGCATTGATTTAAGTGGAGATTTTAGATTATTAAAAAATGATTATGAAGAATGGTATGGAGCAGAGGCTGCAGCAAGTGAAGTGCAAGAAAAAGCCACTTTTGGATTAGCTGAAATTTACAAAGAAGAAATAAAAAATGCTGCTTTCATTTCTAATCCAGGATGTTACTCAACCGCTGCTTTATTAGGATTGATTCCTATTGTCCAAACGGAATGGATTACCAAAAAGGGCATCGTTATTGATGCCAAAAGTGGTACTTCAGGCGCAGGACGGACACTTTCAAGAATGACTCATTTTTCAGAAATGAATGAAGCACTCATTCCTTATAAGTTTGGAAAGCATCAGCATACACCTGAGATTGAGCATTACTTATCTAAAGAAGCGGGCGAAGAAATAAAAGTGACCTTAGCGACCCACTTAGTACCTATGACCAGAGGCCTCTTGTGTACAATGTATCTTCCATTGAACCAATCCGTAACGTCAAAAGACATTTGGGAGCTGTACCAATCCTTTTATGAACATGATCCTTTTATTCGCCTTCAACCACTTGGATCATTGCCTCAAACGAAACAAGTTACTGGGAGCAATTACGTTGATATAGGCATTCATGTCGATGAACGAACAGAACAATTGATCGTTGTTGTAGCGATAGATAATTTAGTCAAAGGAGCAGCAGGTCAAGCTATTCAAAACTTGAACTTGATGAACAACTGGCCGATTGACGAAGGACTAGAGTATAGTCCCTTATACCCTTGA
- a CDS encoding FtsW/RodA/SpoVE family cell cycle protein, with protein MIENKETKIDYGIILSVLLLAIISIATIYSTTHLTGNSGIGATLMQVIWYVVGAVAIVVIMQFDSEQLWKLAPVAYGFGLFLLVLVLFFYDRPTELSTGAKSWFKIGPLTFQPSEIMKIAFILMLARVVTKHNGDYPTHYPKADFLLLGKIILTSIPPLVLVMLQNDLGSTLVFIAIIIGLVLISGVSWKIIMPLFAGVAALGGTLLILVVYNRDFLLRLGFKPYQFSRIDSWLNPYGDSGDTSYQLIQSIKAIGSGKMFGKGFGTSEVYVPVRESDMIFSTIGENFGFLGSCILIFIYFLLIYQMIRICFDTKNEFYAYIATGVIMMILFHVFENVGMSIGLLPLTGIPLPFISQGGTALLGNMMGVGLIMSMRYHYRSYMFSQEDEDFK; from the coding sequence ATGATAGAAAATAAAGAAACAAAAATAGATTATGGGATTATCTTATCCGTATTGTTGCTAGCAATCATTAGTATTGCGACTATCTATTCAACCACTCATTTAACTGGGAACTCTGGAATCGGTGCTACATTGATGCAAGTCATCTGGTACGTCGTTGGTGCAGTTGCCATCGTTGTGATCATGCAGTTTGATTCTGAACAGTTATGGAAATTGGCACCGGTAGCATATGGATTTGGGCTCTTTCTGTTAGTGCTGGTGCTATTCTTTTATGACCGGCCGACTGAGTTAAGTACCGGAGCAAAAAGCTGGTTTAAGATAGGTCCACTAACCTTTCAGCCTTCGGAGATCATGAAAATAGCCTTTATTCTAATGCTGGCTCGTGTAGTTACAAAACACAACGGCGATTACCCCACTCATTACCCTAAAGCAGATTTCTTATTGTTAGGCAAAATCATATTAACGTCTATTCCGCCACTTGTACTAGTTATGCTACAAAATGACTTAGGTTCAACATTAGTGTTTATTGCCATTATTATTGGTTTAGTGTTGATTTCAGGAGTCTCTTGGAAGATCATTATGCCACTATTTGCAGGAGTGGCCGCGCTTGGTGGAACCTTACTTATATTAGTTGTATACAATCGTGACTTTTTACTACGATTGGGTTTTAAACCGTATCAATTTTCTCGGATAGATTCCTGGCTAAATCCATACGGAGATTCAGGTGATACCTCTTATCAACTGATTCAGAGTATTAAAGCAATCGGGTCAGGTAAAATGTTTGGTAAAGGATTTGGGACATCAGAAGTGTATGTACCCGTTCGAGAGTCTGACATGATTTTTTCAACGATTGGAGAAAATTTTGGTTTTCTTGGTAGTTGTATTTTAATCTTTATCTACTTCTTACTGATCTATCAGATGATCCGCATTTGTTTTGATACGAAAAACGAATTTTATGCATATATTGCGACAGGCGTTATCATGATGATTCTATTCCATGTTTTTGAAAATGTTGGGATGAGTATTGGATTGCTTCCATTAACTGGGATACCACTGCCATTTATTTCTCAAGGAGGAACGGCGCTGTTAGGAAATATGATGGGTGTTGGACTCATTATGTCCATGAGGTACCATTACCGCAGTTACATGTTCTCTCAGGAAGATGAAGATTTTAAATAA
- a CDS encoding YihY/virulence factor BrkB family protein, with the protein MIVLSTNAKSASFKDKFKHFLEVFKPNWARAEVSANAAQLAYFTLLSLFPILLVVANVIPLFPIDAADILPMVETAVPPDIYNVLAPILENYLSSSSGGAISIGLITSLWSASKAFNALQDVLNEVYGVEKRNNFIIVRLVSFLVQLAIVAIVGVVIFVFVFGEFILLFLEDFVGIELDLVLQVFSYKWLVLFIVLILIITMVYFLVPNHRMHIKYALPGAVFATIGWMVLSQAFTLYVQFAGGEAAASATFGVFIVLMLWLYLSAIILLLGALINAVYFEIKIGKSVQEVKIEKDKEEKVEIEREYPDQSEAIQHKKLVKLKTVEKHKED; encoded by the coding sequence GTGATTGTTTTGTCAACGAATGCCAAGTCAGCTTCTTTTAAAGATAAATTTAAGCATTTCCTAGAAGTATTTAAACCCAATTGGGCAAGAGCTGAAGTATCAGCAAATGCAGCTCAACTTGCTTACTTCACCCTATTATCCTTATTCCCAATTTTATTGGTTGTAGCGAACGTTATTCCCCTTTTTCCTATAGATGCAGCTGACATACTGCCAATGGTAGAAACAGCTGTCCCGCCGGATATTTACAATGTTTTAGCTCCAATTCTAGAAAATTATTTAAGTAGTTCAAGCGGAGGCGCTATATCTATTGGTTTGATTACGTCATTGTGGTCGGCCAGTAAAGCTTTTAATGCTTTGCAAGATGTATTGAATGAGGTCTACGGTGTAGAAAAAAGAAATAATTTTATTATTGTTCGATTAGTTTCTTTCTTAGTACAGTTAGCTATTGTGGCTATTGTAGGGGTAGTGATTTTTGTCTTTGTCTTTGGTGAATTTATTTTGTTATTCCTTGAAGATTTTGTTGGAATTGAGTTAGACTTAGTTCTACAAGTGTTTAGTTATAAATGGTTGGTTTTATTTATCGTCTTGATTCTAATCATTACAATGGTTTATTTCTTAGTACCAAATCATCGTATGCACATCAAATATGCTCTTCCAGGAGCAGTATTTGCTACGATAGGTTGGATGGTCTTATCACAAGCCTTTACACTCTATGTGCAATTTGCTGGAGGAGAAGCAGCTGCTAGTGCGACGTTTGGGGTATTCATTGTTTTAATGCTGTGGCTCTATTTATCGGCTATAATTTTACTGTTAGGTGCACTAATCAATGCCGTTTACTTTGAAATTAAAATAGGTAAATCGGTTCAGGAAGTTAAGATTGAAAAAGATAAAGAAGAAAAAGTCGAAATTGAAAGAGAGTACCCAGATCAATCAGAAGCAATTCAACATAAAAAATTAGTGAAATTAAAAACAGTAGAGAAACACAAAGAAGACTGA
- the argF gene encoding ornithine carbamoyltransferase: MAEQNWELSKKDILQVVDLTRKELTALIQDAIVMKQQTKAGIPHPHLQGKTLGMIFEKSSTRTRVSFEVGMTQLGGHALFLSSKDIQLGRGESIADTAKVLSRYVDGLMIRTFGHEIIEEFAENSSVPIINGLTNEHHPMQVLADLMTIYEKKGKLEGLTMAYVGDGNNNMPHSLMEGAAIMGMNMRIASPRGYEPLEAVFQHAKTKAEKLGATIHFTYDPIEAVKEADIVVTDVWTSMGMESEETERLTAFLPYQVNAALTHYAQEDFIFLHCLPAHRGEEVTAEIIDGNHSVVFDEAENRLHAQKAVLKKLMENLKI, encoded by the coding sequence ATGGCAGAACAAAATTGGGAACTAAGCAAAAAGGATATTTTACAAGTAGTGGATTTAACAAGAAAAGAGTTAACTGCACTTATTCAAGATGCAATCGTCATGAAACAACAAACCAAAGCAGGAATTCCACATCCACACTTGCAAGGGAAAACACTGGGTATGATTTTTGAAAAGTCTTCTACACGAACACGGGTATCTTTTGAAGTAGGTATGACGCAATTAGGAGGCCATGCCTTATTTCTAAGTTCGAAGGATATCCAATTAGGTAGAGGTGAGAGTATCGCGGATACTGCAAAAGTGCTTTCTCGTTATGTGGATGGACTAATGATTCGCACGTTTGGACACGAAATCATTGAGGAATTTGCAGAAAATTCGTCGGTGCCTATTATAAATGGATTAACCAATGAACACCACCCGATGCAAGTTCTAGCAGATTTAATGACGATTTATGAAAAAAAGGGAAAATTAGAAGGATTAACAATGGCTTATGTAGGAGATGGGAACAATAATATGCCCCATTCATTAATGGAGGGAGCCGCCATTATGGGAATGAATATGCGCATAGCTAGTCCCAGAGGGTATGAACCTCTAGAAGCTGTTTTTCAACACGCAAAAACCAAAGCTGAAAAACTAGGAGCCACTATCCACTTTACATATGATCCAATAGAAGCAGTAAAAGAAGCAGATATTGTTGTAACGGATGTATGGACAAGTATGGGAATGGAAAGTGAAGAAACAGAACGATTAACGGCATTTCTGCCTTATCAAGTGAATGCAGCACTGACTCATTATGCACAAGAGGATTTTATATTCCTACATTGCCTACCTGCACATCGCGGCGAAGAAGTGACCGCTGAAATTATTGATGGCAACCACTCCGTTGTATTTGATGAAGCAGAGAATCGCTTGCATGCCCAAAAAGCTGTATTGAAAAAATTAATGGAAAATCTTAAAATCTAA
- a CDS encoding methionine ABC transporter ATP-binding protein — protein sequence MIELTNIKKVFQTKQGSLTAVKDINVSIKDGEIYGIVGYSGAGKSTLVRMFNGLETPTDGTVSIEGNIISQLKGKKLRKERQKIGMIFQHFNLLWSRTVEENILFPLELAKMPKNEREARAKELIGLVGLEGREKAYPSQLSGGQKQRVGIARALANDPTLLLCDEATSALDPQTTDEVLDLLLDINKRLNLTIVLITHEMHVIRKICDKVAVMDDGKIVEEGSVIDVFKKPQQDITKRFIRQDANPDSEDTDMIFEELLAEYPEGKIVHLTFHGQQAKLPIMSKIVRDDGVDLSIIQGNIQQTQDGAIGSLYVQLTGENQKIEVAIEELRKLKVEVEVVEHVVEA from the coding sequence GTGATTGAACTAACAAATATAAAAAAAGTATTTCAAACAAAACAAGGCAGTTTAACGGCTGTTAAAGATATCAATGTTTCCATCAAAGATGGTGAAATTTATGGAATCGTTGGGTATTCTGGAGCTGGAAAGAGTACATTGGTTCGAATGTTCAATGGGTTAGAAACGCCAACAGACGGTACCGTATCTATTGAAGGAAATATTATTTCGCAATTAAAAGGAAAAAAACTTAGAAAAGAACGCCAAAAAATTGGGATGATCTTTCAACATTTCAACCTTTTATGGTCTAGGACAGTTGAAGAAAATATTCTTTTTCCACTTGAATTGGCAAAAATGCCTAAAAATGAACGCGAAGCTAGAGCAAAAGAACTAATTGGTTTAGTAGGGTTGGAAGGAAGAGAAAAAGCTTATCCGTCTCAACTTTCAGGTGGTCAAAAGCAACGTGTAGGAATTGCACGAGCATTAGCTAATGATCCAACATTATTGTTGTGTGACGAGGCAACAAGTGCACTTGATCCGCAGACTACGGATGAAGTACTCGATTTACTATTAGACATCAACAAGCGCTTAAATCTAACGATTGTCTTGATCACACATGAGATGCACGTGATTCGCAAAATCTGTGATAAAGTTGCAGTCATGGATGATGGGAAAATTGTTGAAGAAGGTTCTGTCATTGATGTATTCAAAAAACCACAGCAAGATATTACTAAACGCTTTATCCGCCAAGATGCAAATCCAGACAGTGAAGACACCGATATGATTTTTGAGGAATTATTGGCAGAATATCCAGAAGGAAAAATCGTTCACTTAACGTTCCACGGACAACAAGCCAAGTTGCCAATCATGTCAAAAATTGTTCGAGATGATGGCGTTGATTTAAGCATCATTCAAGGAAACATTCAACAAACACAAGATGGCGCAATTGGTTCTCTTTATGTCCAACTAACAGGCGAAAATCAAAAAATTGAAGTGGCTATCGAAGAATTAAGAAAACTAAAAGTAGAAGTAGAGGTGGTAGAACATGTTGTCGAAGCTTAA
- a CDS encoding acetylornithine transaminase — MAKEENQTVLMSTYARFPITITKGKGTYVWDEKNERYLDFTSGIATCNLGHVPDSVAQKLHQQLDTLWHCSNLYEIPLQTQLAEELVHYSQFDQVFFCNSGAEANEAALKIARKYAKDHGHSERTSIVSFKDSFHGRTFATLSVTGQEKVQTGYEPLMPGVRSLKFNEESDLGKIHNGKTAAVLLELVQGEGGVNPAHKEWLHSLQDICQAYDILLMVDEVQTGMGRTGTLFAYEQYGIEPDVMTLAKGLGSGFPIGAMLAKKYVADSFTPGTHGTTFGGNPLAAAAGVATLSEMTKQGFMKDVQKKATSFKEQLEHLTNRFNVIKNVKGMGFLIGIEVDMEAKELVTLLQEKYVLTLTAGPQVLRVLPPLTVTTEEINEFLQKFEEVLISIQKNK, encoded by the coding sequence ATGGCTAAAGAAGAAAACCAGACCGTTCTTATGTCAACTTATGCGCGTTTTCCAATCACCATTACTAAAGGAAAAGGAACGTATGTATGGGATGAAAAAAATGAAAGGTACTTAGACTTTACATCGGGTATTGCGACATGCAACTTAGGACACGTTCCTGATTCAGTAGCACAAAAGTTGCACCAACAATTAGATACATTATGGCACTGTTCCAATTTATATGAGATTCCATTGCAAACCCAATTAGCAGAAGAGCTCGTTCATTATTCGCAATTTGATCAAGTCTTTTTTTGCAATAGCGGAGCAGAAGCTAATGAAGCAGCGTTAAAAATTGCTCGTAAATACGCAAAAGATCATGGTCATTCAGAACGCACATCTATAGTTTCCTTTAAAGACTCCTTTCATGGAAGAACTTTTGCCACATTGTCTGTAACCGGACAAGAAAAAGTTCAAACGGGGTATGAACCTTTAATGCCAGGTGTACGGTCTTTAAAATTTAATGAAGAATCTGACCTTGGGAAAATTCATAACGGAAAAACAGCTGCAGTCTTGTTGGAACTTGTTCAAGGCGAGGGTGGAGTCAATCCGGCACATAAAGAGTGGCTTCATTCTTTGCAAGATATCTGCCAAGCGTACGACATTCTTTTAATGGTTGATGAAGTTCAAACGGGTATGGGAAGAACGGGAACGTTATTTGCTTATGAACAATACGGTATTGAGCCGGATGTTATGACCCTAGCAAAAGGTTTGGGATCGGGCTTTCCGATTGGAGCAATGCTAGCCAAAAAATATGTTGCAGATTCTTTTACTCCAGGAACCCACGGCACAACTTTTGGAGGGAACCCATTAGCAGCAGCAGCCGGAGTAGCTACCTTAAGCGAAATGACCAAACAGGGATTTATGAAAGACGTACAGAAAAAAGCAACTTCTTTTAAAGAACAATTGGAACACTTAACCAATCGGTTTAATGTGATAAAAAATGTAAAAGGAATGGGTTTTCTAATCGGAATTGAAGTAGATATGGAAGCCAAAGAACTCGTAACTTTATTGCAAGAAAAGTATGTTTTGACGTTAACAGCAGGTCCACAAGTCTTACGTGTTTTGCCACCTTTGACCGTTACAACTGAAGAAATAAACGAGTTTCTTCAAAAATTTGAAGAAGTGCTCATTTCAATACAAAAGAATAAGTGA